The Fibrobacter sp. UWP2 genome has a segment encoding these proteins:
- a CDS encoding MutH/Sau3AI family endonuclease has translation MAIEIEHKFTKRDVEILLDCCLNRTLGEIDRNHVFDKTIKSPKITGIAGDVIEQSVFGYKANSSKEPDLIVDGVKTELKTTGIRFSKKEKNKYEAKEPVSITAVSPNTIIDEEFNTSHFWQKLEHLLFVYYLYSSAKKTVPAAEYAAFLVKGYQFVEFSDDDKEILKQDWLIVRNFIQSLNKNPSFYPEISHLRSKLLFIDTAPKWPHPPRFRLKRSLVTSIVQSHFKESLEQLPQKYDTYSEIDSKCGEITRLYKGWTVSKLVKEFEINGKIDKGIGERLVVRMFGGSAKKMQKIDLFNKIGLIGKTIVLTEKGKRTEDMKLFRIDFDEIIPDNNNFSESEIYDFFIGNQVLCIMFEEHDKNDFGKNTFIGFKRLSFSDELIDFCVKPVWERIWHLVINKELKDIPILDKHGNVRINKTGVPQTAPNFPKSSESVVFVRGDSSDSTKKTEIVNGIRMYRQYIWIKGSYVSEMLKEKDFI, from the coding sequence ATGGCAATAGAAATTGAACATAAATTCACGAAAAGGGATGTGGAAATCCTTTTAGATTGTTGCCTAAATAGAACTTTGGGTGAAATAGACCGAAATCATGTATTTGACAAAACGATAAAGAGCCCTAAAATTACTGGAATTGCTGGCGATGTTATTGAACAGTCGGTATTTGGGTATAAAGCAAATAGCAGTAAAGAACCCGACTTGATTGTTGATGGTGTTAAAACGGAATTAAAAACGACTGGAATTCGTTTTTCGAAGAAAGAAAAGAATAAATACGAAGCAAAAGAACCTGTCTCAATCACAGCAGTTTCACCAAATACGATTATTGATGAGGAATTTAACACCTCTCATTTTTGGCAAAAATTAGAGCACCTTTTATTTGTGTATTACTTGTACTCTTCCGCCAAAAAGACGGTTCCTGCCGCAGAATATGCAGCTTTTTTGGTAAAAGGTTATCAGTTTGTAGAGTTCTCTGATGACGACAAAGAAATTCTCAAACAAGACTGGTTGATTGTTCGTAATTTTATTCAATCGTTAAATAAGAATCCTTCTTTTTATCCCGAAATATCGCATCTTCGAAGCAAATTGTTATTTATTGATACAGCTCCCAAATGGCCTCATCCTCCCAGGTTTCGTTTAAAGCGCAGTTTAGTAACAAGCATTGTCCAAAGTCATTTTAAAGAATCCTTAGAGCAGCTGCCTCAAAAATACGACACTTACAGCGAGATTGATTCCAAGTGCGGCGAAATAACAAGATTGTATAAGGGCTGGACTGTATCTAAATTAGTAAAAGAGTTTGAAATCAACGGAAAAATTGACAAAGGAATAGGAGAAAGGCTCGTTGTTCGTATGTTTGGCGGTTCTGCCAAAAAGATGCAAAAAATCGATTTATTCAACAAAATTGGCTTGATTGGAAAAACAATCGTTCTTACAGAAAAAGGCAAACGTACGGAAGATATGAAGTTGTTCAGAATTGATTTCGACGAAATCATTCCTGACAATAATAATTTTTCCGAATCTGAAATATACGATTTCTTTATCGGAAATCAGGTGCTGTGTATAATGTTTGAAGAGCACGATAAAAACGATTTTGGAAAGAACACTTTTATAGGCTTCAAAAGATTGTCTTTCTCAGATGAGCTTATTGATTTTTGTGTAAAACCCGTATGGGAACGAATTTGGCATCTTGTCATAAACAAAGAATTGAAAGACATTCCTATTCTCGATAAACATGGGAATGTTCGTATAAATAAAACAGGAGTGCCTCAAACAGCTCCGAATTTTCCGAAATCATCGGAAAGTGTTGTATTTGTAAGGGGAGACAGCTCCGATTCAACCAAGAAAACGGAAATCGTTAACGGAATTCGCATGTACCGGCAATATATATGGATAAAGGGGAGTTATGTGTCGGAAATGCTAAAGGAAAAGGATTTTATTTAG